Proteins encoded by one window of Cellvibrio sp. KY-GH-1:
- a CDS encoding adenosine kinase, protein MSKQYHIYGIGAALVDTEITLTDADLTTMAVAKGVMTLVDEARQQQLIDYLQNHLVASHKASGGSAANSIIAASYFGSNNFYSCKVANDDNGHFYIADMKAAGVTTPSHITPPAGITGKCLVMITPDAERTMNTFLGISETLSVNELDPAAIAASHFVYIEGYLVTSPTGRAAAIELRQQAEANNTKTALSLSDPAMVQFFRDGLVEMIGAGVDLIFCNKDEAIGFTQTQNIEEAAEALKQYCKQFAITCGGDGALVFDGKELITVAATPVKAIDTNGAGDMFAGAFLHAINHGKNFKTAAEFANRAAAKVVSQFGPRLKAEQHAELKEGFF, encoded by the coding sequence ATGAGCAAGCAATATCACATCTACGGCATAGGCGCGGCACTGGTCGATACCGAAATTACCCTCACCGATGCCGACCTCACCACCATGGCGGTGGCCAAGGGCGTAATGACCCTGGTGGATGAAGCGCGCCAACAGCAATTGATCGATTACCTGCAAAACCATCTGGTGGCATCCCACAAAGCCAGTGGCGGCTCAGCGGCTAACAGCATCATCGCCGCCAGCTATTTCGGCTCCAACAATTTCTATTCCTGCAAAGTCGCCAACGATGACAATGGCCATTTTTATATAGCGGATATGAAAGCAGCGGGGGTAACCACACCCTCACACATTACCCCGCCAGCGGGCATTACCGGCAAATGCCTGGTCATGATCACCCCGGACGCTGAACGCACCATGAATACCTTTTTGGGTATCAGCGAAACTCTCTCGGTCAATGAACTCGACCCGGCCGCCATCGCCGCGTCCCATTTCGTGTATATCGAAGGTTATTTGGTGACCTCACCCACCGGTCGAGCGGCAGCCATTGAATTGCGCCAGCAAGCCGAAGCCAACAACACCAAAACCGCGTTGAGCCTCTCTGACCCGGCGATGGTGCAATTTTTCCGTGACGGTTTAGTGGAAATGATCGGTGCAGGCGTAGATTTAATTTTCTGTAACAAAGACGAAGCGATTGGCTTTACCCAAACCCAGAACATTGAGGAAGCCGCTGAAGCGCTCAAGCAATACTGCAAGCAATTCGCCATCACCTGCGGCGGTGACGGCGCCTTGGTATTTGATGGAAAGGAATTAATTACCGTTGCCGCGACACCCGTAAAAGCTATTGATACCAACGGTGCAGGCGATATGTTTGCCGGTGCTTTCCTGCATGCCATCAATCACGGTAAAAATTTTAAAACCGCCGCCGAATTTGCCAACAGAGCCGCAGCAAAAGTGGTTTCGCAATTTGGCCCGCGCTTGAAAGCGGAACAACATGCGGAGTTGAAAGAAGGATTTTTTTAA
- a CDS encoding RNA polymerase sigma factor, translating into MSVPDQELIARVVSRKDQHAFAQLVLRYQSQLRTWARRLCNGDTHLADDLAQETFMKAYAALGAFRAEAKFSTWLYRIAFNIAANRWRAKKIEWCELDENEEVEADQCSLQQFHAQKDVEAAMQTLSAGQQLAIRLCFEDGFSHEEAATIMGIPLGTVKTHINRGKQKLQTLLASWQDALPD; encoded by the coding sequence ATGTCAGTTCCCGATCAGGAATTGATTGCGCGGGTGGTCAGCCGCAAGGATCAGCATGCCTTTGCGCAGCTGGTCCTGCGTTACCAGTCGCAGCTGCGCACCTGGGCGCGGCGACTGTGTAATGGCGACACCCACCTCGCGGACGATCTGGCGCAAGAGACCTTTATGAAGGCCTATGCAGCGCTGGGTGCGTTTCGCGCGGAAGCCAAGTTTTCTACCTGGTTATATCGCATCGCCTTCAACATTGCTGCCAATCGCTGGCGCGCTAAAAAAATTGAATGGTGTGAGCTGGATGAGAACGAGGAGGTGGAAGCAGATCAGTGCAGCCTGCAACAATTCCATGCCCAAAAAGATGTAGAGGCAGCCATGCAAACGTTGAGTGCAGGGCAGCAGCTGGCCATTCGGCTATGCTTTGAAGATGGCTTTTCGCACGAAGAGGCAGCGACTATTATGGGAATTCCGCTCGGTACGGTAAAAACCCATATCAATCGCGGCAAACAGAAACTCCAAACCCTGTTGGCATCCTGGCAGGATGCGTTACCCGATTAA
- the mrcB gene encoding penicillin-binding protein 1B yields the protein MTKRRTTSRRAKSSSPSSRRSGWGMVRIWLLYGLLLIIALLGVWTFYLDSVVREKFEGKKWALPARVYARPLELYQGLSLTPALFEQELRALGYRFDGDINAPGQVVKKVSSVSSEVTYHIHSRGFAFWDKTEAPRKFMLRVADGSVQGLIDLAGADLPLVRLEPEEIGGFYPADKEDRLLVRLADLPPLLGETLLAVEDKHFLEHHGVSPLAIVRAAWVNVTHGNVVQGGSTITQQLVKNFYLTNEQSLLKRKIPEAIMAVLLEVHYSKSEILETYINEIFLGQSGPRGIHGFALAAQHYFRQPLKELKPKDLALLIGLVKGASYYNPWKHPERAKERRNVVLAVMHQEGLIDDQQLKLSQASPLGVVAPSEASSTTYPAFMDLVKRQLKQDYDEDDLRSEGLRIFTTLSPMVQRQAEKSLKLRTEQLEKQYKTKEVQGAMVVTSVGGGEILAVVGDTNPRFAGLNRALDAKRQIGSLAKPFVYLTALEIPQKFNLGTVISDAPVSYKSGGKWWAPLNYDKKDHGDIPLYKGLAYSYNQSTARLGMTIGLGAVTKTIKRAGYPGDVPELPAILLGAIEMSPLEVAGIYHTLAAEGVYTPLHAIRDVLTADGKPLKRYPLELEQRFSTEATFELRYAMQRTLREGSGRSAYNQIPSSIDLAGKTGTTNDQRDSWFAGFSGEHLAVVWLGRDDNSQTPLSGAGGALQVWSDFMKQLPTRSLEQEPPPGVSFDWVDLATGKLSAETCEGSAWLPLRDDFRPLQTVDCKMAGNPIKNFWQKLVN from the coding sequence ATGACCAAACGCCGTACCACCAGCCGCCGTGCAAAATCTTCTTCTCCCTCCAGTCGTCGCAGTGGCTGGGGGATGGTTCGTATCTGGCTGCTTTACGGCTTACTGCTGATTATTGCGCTGCTGGGGGTGTGGACGTTCTATCTCGATTCCGTGGTGCGCGAAAAATTTGAAGGCAAAAAATGGGCGTTGCCGGCGCGGGTTTATGCGCGGCCGTTGGAGTTGTATCAGGGGTTGTCGTTAACGCCGGCCTTGTTTGAACAAGAATTACGCGCGCTGGGTTATCGTTTTGATGGCGATATTAATGCGCCCGGTCAGGTGGTCAAAAAAGTCAGTTCTGTATCGTCCGAAGTGACCTATCACATTCACAGTCGCGGTTTTGCGTTTTGGGATAAAACCGAGGCGCCGCGCAAATTTATGCTGCGTGTGGCTGACGGTTCAGTGCAGGGGTTAATTGATTTGGCCGGTGCCGATTTACCACTGGTGCGCTTGGAGCCGGAAGAGATCGGGGGTTTTTATCCGGCCGATAAAGAAGATCGCTTGCTAGTGCGCCTTGCTGATTTACCACCGCTGCTTGGTGAAACTCTGCTTGCTGTGGAAGACAAGCATTTTCTGGAGCATCATGGTGTATCACCGCTAGCGATTGTTCGCGCGGCTTGGGTTAACGTCACCCACGGTAACGTAGTGCAGGGCGGCAGTACCATCACCCAACAGTTGGTGAAAAACTTTTATCTCACCAATGAGCAGAGTTTGCTGAAGCGCAAAATTCCGGAAGCCATTATGGCAGTGCTGTTGGAGGTGCATTACAGCAAGTCCGAAATTCTGGAAACCTACATCAACGAAATCTTCCTCGGCCAAAGTGGTCCGCGCGGCATCCACGGTTTTGCGCTGGCGGCGCAGCATTATTTCCGTCAGCCTTTAAAGGAATTGAAGCCGAAGGATCTTGCGCTGTTAATTGGTTTGGTAAAAGGTGCTTCCTATTACAACCCCTGGAAACACCCCGAGCGCGCGAAAGAGCGGCGCAATGTCGTCTTGGCGGTGATGCATCAGGAAGGGTTGATTGATGATCAACAATTAAAACTGAGTCAGGCATCACCCTTGGGGGTGGTGGCGCCGAGTGAGGCTAGCTCAACGACTTATCCGGCATTTATGGATTTGGTGAAGCGCCAATTAAAACAGGATTACGACGAGGACGATTTGCGCAGTGAAGGTCTGCGCATTTTCACAACGCTCTCACCTATGGTGCAGCGTCAGGCAGAAAAGTCGCTCAAGTTGCGCACCGAACAGTTGGAAAAGCAATACAAAACCAAAGAAGTGCAGGGCGCGATGGTCGTGACTTCTGTGGGTGGTGGTGAAATCCTCGCAGTCGTGGGCGACACCAATCCGCGTTTCGCCGGATTGAATCGCGCACTGGATGCCAAACGTCAAATCGGTTCACTGGCGAAACCCTTTGTGTATTTAACCGCGCTGGAAATTCCGCAGAAATTTAATTTGGGTACTGTGATTAGCGATGCGCCGGTGAGTTATAAATCTGGCGGTAAATGGTGGGCGCCGCTGAATTACGATAAAAAAGATCACGGCGATATTCCGCTCTATAAAGGGCTTGCCTATTCCTACAACCAGTCCACTGCACGGTTGGGGATGACGATCGGCTTGGGGGCCGTGACCAAGACGATCAAGCGTGCGGGTTATCCGGGCGATGTGCCAGAGCTGCCGGCGATTTTGTTGGGTGCAATAGAAATGTCGCCGCTGGAAGTCGCGGGTATTTATCACACCCTGGCCGCTGAAGGTGTATATACCCCGTTACACGCGATCCGCGACGTACTCACGGCGGATGGCAAACCTCTCAAGCGCTATCCACTAGAGCTGGAGCAGCGCTTCTCTACTGAAGCCACATTTGAACTGCGTTACGCCATGCAACGCACCCTGCGTGAAGGGTCAGGCCGGAGTGCCTATAACCAGATTCCTTCGTCCATTGATCTGGCCGGTAAAACGGGCACTACCAATGACCAGCGCGATAGCTGGTTTGCCGGTTTCAGCGGCGAGCATCTGGCCGTGGTCTGGTTGGGGCGCGACGATAACAGTCAAACTCCCTTGAGTGGTGCCGGTGGTGCGCTGCAAGTTTGGTCTGACTTTATGAAGCAATTGCCGACGCGCAGCTTGGAACAGGAGCCGCCCCCAGGTGTTAGTTTTGATTGGGTGGATCTGGCCACGGGTAAACTCAGTGCCGAGACCTGCGAAGGCTCGGCGTGGCTGCCACTGCGCGACGACTTCCGTCCGCTGCAAACGGTCGATTGCAAAATGGCGGGCAACCCCATCAAAAACTTCTGGCAGAAGCTGGTCAATTGA
- a CDS encoding DUF6249 domain-containing protein, with translation MTLLNNCSRRLGVLALASAMHLPALAAELEGTPVPVGSSAPLEVQTPLADPVPIAAPVPVSEPVPGNQAQSPDQAPVADTPPTAPPSDEHTGGWKQEHEQHMREMEQQMRDQEQAARDHEQHRRDGDNWQLELDKGLQEAFGEAEFDAGDLSVAILIPILAITFIFGGPIFLVCFLMLHHYRNKARRQQDINTNIDKLLAAGRDIPVELLRGDEPRAASDNGDLSRGIRSLFLGIGLLIFLTALMGFDIGAVGFILIGLGLSHILIWYLNKPKAGAEPQAGQQD, from the coding sequence ATGACCTTATTGAATAACTGCTCGCGCCGACTGGGGGTGCTTGCCCTGGCCAGTGCGATGCATCTGCCCGCCTTGGCCGCAGAGTTGGAAGGAACCCCGGTTCCTGTTGGCAGCTCAGCGCCGTTAGAGGTGCAAACGCCGCTTGCTGACCCGGTGCCAATCGCCGCGCCGGTTCCGGTTAGCGAACCGGTTCCTGGCAATCAGGCGCAGTCACCAGATCAAGCGCCGGTAGCAGATACGCCCCCAACGGCGCCCCCATCCGATGAGCACACCGGCGGGTGGAAACAGGAACACGAGCAGCACATGCGCGAAATGGAACAACAGATGCGAGATCAGGAGCAAGCGGCGCGCGATCACGAGCAACATAGGCGCGACGGCGATAACTGGCAGCTTGAATTGGATAAAGGCTTGCAAGAAGCCTTTGGTGAAGCAGAATTTGATGCAGGAGACTTGAGCGTGGCAATCCTAATCCCGATTTTGGCGATAACGTTTATTTTTGGCGGTCCCATTTTTTTAGTGTGCTTTCTGATGTTGCACCACTATCGCAATAAGGCGCGTCGTCAGCAGGATATCAATACCAATATCGACAAATTGCTCGCTGCCGGGCGCGATATTCCGGTGGAGTTATTGCGCGGCGATGAACCTAGAGCGGCGAGCGATAACGGTGATTTAAGTCGAGGGATTCGCAGCCTTTTCCTGGGGATCGGCCTACTGATTTTCCTCACCGCCCTGATGGGCTTTGATATAGGTGCCGTAGGGTTTATTTTGATTGGGCTTGGGTTATCGCACATTCTGATCTGGTACCTGAATAAACCCAAAGCGGGCGCCGAACCACAGGCTGGGCAACAGGACTAA